One genomic segment of Myxococcales bacterium includes these proteins:
- a CDS encoding S8 family serine peptidase, translating into MKVAKLCSVVLGGLLAALPSAAFAQPAKAPLIKPRPGGADFIRMLGPHASATLAPASGQVGALVELPRGTTAQALGLDEVAPGIGRLRASPERVTAFADAHPELHLEVAPPLRILVDRAAQIVGLPLARLLYSQAGKTNVDGQGVIVGIADTGLDVSHPDFLDDGAIKRVAWLLDLSLKPVGLHPELEQKFGIRDANGALVAGAVLNADDMQLLYARGQKLPDDEVGHGTHVASLAAGGGGGGSYKGMARAATLVIARLTRSTGESIENDDLLRGAQFIFDRADFMKMPAVANLSLGSDFGPHDGSMLWERTLASYVGPDKPGRVIVAAAGNSGSIVTAPSHQTVRVTPGAQVRVPIETNGATKGGVQVWVNLRPTKGAMAIGLDGPDETWISPVDEGTKRGRNQGGYNAGVIFGSNVEGSPVQAGSRGAVVLWSGSWPRGRYHVTLEGDGFADLYLQATGDAALRPAAFLGGVREGTVNLPAAHPAILAVGCTASRPKWTSIAKQPSGLLVPVLDEAGGYFGGATRELEEGEVCWFSSAGPNADGVPKPQIAAPGAAIIGAMSRQAVPGNASSIFSTSNCPPIPGTENRDPRCLQVDKGHGVSVGTSMSSPIVAGAVALLLERDPTLTQDGVTALLQAGAHRIRGAALFDDQAGPGELDVAGSIAVMEQLKDKRAALPSPDASWITLSSSYAAADGSRPITAIVELRADRSTTERPDLFELARLRAEVLFDGKLLEDAPTMRRHGPGVFSYSYTPPPGSGGSVLTFAATFDGGRVVAPKVIPIATDPWTARYPVRAEGGCATSGTAETRGGGPFVWALALAALGVGRRRRRGAL; encoded by the coding sequence ATGAAAGTCGCGAAGCTGTGCAGTGTGGTGCTCGGTGGGCTCTTGGCCGCGCTGCCGAGCGCGGCGTTCGCTCAGCCGGCAAAGGCGCCTCTCATCAAGCCCCGGCCCGGCGGCGCGGACTTCATCCGAATGCTCGGCCCGCACGCGTCGGCCACGTTGGCTCCCGCGTCGGGGCAAGTTGGGGCGCTCGTGGAGCTGCCGCGCGGAACAACGGCTCAAGCGCTCGGCCTCGACGAGGTGGCGCCGGGCATCGGTCGACTGCGAGCGTCGCCGGAGCGCGTGACGGCGTTCGCGGACGCGCATCCGGAGCTTCACCTCGAGGTCGCGCCGCCGCTGCGCATCCTCGTCGATCGGGCCGCGCAGATCGTCGGCCTACCGTTGGCGCGACTCCTCTACTCGCAGGCCGGCAAGACCAACGTCGATGGCCAAGGCGTCATTGTCGGCATCGCCGACACGGGCCTGGACGTCAGCCATCCCGATTTCCTCGACGACGGCGCCATCAAGCGGGTTGCATGGCTCCTGGACCTCTCGCTGAAGCCCGTTGGGCTGCATCCCGAGCTGGAGCAGAAGTTCGGAATTCGCGACGCCAACGGTGCGCTCGTGGCCGGGGCCGTGCTCAACGCCGACGACATGCAGCTCCTCTACGCGCGTGGGCAGAAGCTGCCCGACGACGAGGTCGGCCACGGCACCCACGTCGCGTCGCTCGCGGCCGGCGGCGGAGGCGGCGGCTCCTACAAGGGCATGGCGCGCGCCGCCACGCTCGTCATCGCCCGGCTCACGCGGTCGACCGGCGAGAGCATCGAGAACGACGACCTCTTGCGCGGCGCGCAGTTCATCTTCGACCGCGCCGACTTCATGAAGATGCCGGCGGTGGCGAACCTCTCGCTCGGCAGCGACTTCGGCCCCCACGACGGCTCGATGCTCTGGGAGCGAACCCTCGCGAGCTACGTCGGGCCCGACAAGCCGGGACGCGTGATCGTCGCCGCCGCCGGCAATAGCGGCTCCATCGTCACGGCGCCGTCGCACCAAACGGTGCGCGTGACGCCGGGCGCCCAGGTGCGCGTGCCCATCGAGACCAACGGCGCGACGAAGGGCGGCGTCCAGGTCTGGGTGAACCTCCGGCCCACGAAGGGCGCGATGGCCATAGGTCTCGACGGCCCCGATGAGACGTGGATCTCGCCCGTCGACGAGGGCACGAAGCGCGGGCGGAACCAGGGCGGCTACAACGCGGGCGTCATCTTCGGCTCCAACGTCGAAGGGAGCCCGGTTCAAGCAGGCTCGCGCGGCGCGGTCGTCTTGTGGAGCGGCAGTTGGCCGCGTGGCCGCTATCACGTGACCCTCGAAGGCGACGGCTTCGCCGACCTCTACCTCCAGGCGACGGGTGACGCCGCCCTCAGGCCGGCGGCGTTCTTGGGCGGCGTTCGCGAGGGCACCGTCAACCTCCCGGCGGCCCATCCGGCGATCCTCGCCGTCGGCTGCACGGCGTCGCGGCCCAAATGGACGAGCATCGCCAAACAGCCGTCGGGCCTGCTCGTGCCGGTCCTCGACGAAGCGGGCGGCTACTTCGGCGGCGCGACGCGAGAGCTTGAAGAGGGCGAGGTCTGCTGGTTCTCGAGCGCGGGTCCCAACGCCGACGGCGTCCCCAAGCCGCAAATCGCCGCCCCTGGCGCCGCCATCATCGGCGCCATGAGCCGGCAAGCGGTCCCCGGCAACGCGTCGAGTATCTTCTCCACCTCGAATTGCCCTCCCATTCCTGGCACCGAGAACCGCGATCCTCGGTGCCTTCAGGTCGACAAGGGGCACGGCGTCTCGGTTGGGACGTCGATGTCGTCGCCCATCGTGGCCGGCGCCGTCGCGCTCCTGCTCGAGCGAGATCCGACGCTGACGCAGGACGGTGTCACGGCGCTGCTCCAGGCGGGAGCGCATCGCATCCGCGGCGCCGCACTGTTCGACGACCAGGCTGGTCCCGGTGAGCTTGACGTCGCCGGTTCCATCGCCGTCATGGAGCAGCTCAAGGACAAGCGCGCCGCCTTGCCGAGCCCCGACGCGAGTTGGATCACGCTGAGCTCGAGCTACGCCGCGGCCGACGGTTCAAGGCCCATCACGGCGATCGTGGAGCTTCGCGCCGATCGCTCCACAACGGAGCGGCCCGACCTCTTCGAGCTTGCGCGGCTTCGCGCCGAGGTGCTCTTCGATGGCAAGCTCCTCGAGGACGCGCCAACGATGCGCCGCCATGGCCCTGGCGTCTTTTCCTATTCGTATACGCCGCCGCCGGGAAGCGGAGGGTCGGTGCTCACCTTCGCTGCGACCTTCGACGGCGGACGCGTCGTTGCGCCCAAAGTGATCCCCATCGCGACGGACCCGTGGACGGCGCGGTATCCGGTCCGCGCCGAAGGTGGCTGCGCCACGTCGGGGACGGCGGAAACGCGAGGCGGCGGCCCCTTCGTCTGGGCCCTCGCGCTCGCCGCCCTTGGGGTAGGGAGACGTCGGAGGCGCGGGGCCCTCTGA
- a CDS encoding lamin tail domain-containing protein, translating into MTGRTFWGAWLIAGGAFCACSEGQGVTPKARPDEPDAGVLEPRAGDRPAGVATGRDAGPLRGDPDSGTELDFTGLVLNEVDYDQVSVDYTEFVEIYNGAATALPLDGFAVVFANATDETNRVPLTGVLPKGGYAIVASPMVKVSADAGVVLRFDMPATSNAMPNTSPVAVGLLDTEQGLLFDSVSFGGAVTGVAVVGVTDPLDFVEGTGAAADSNALERSLGREPNGVDTDDNAADWSASKTPTPGARNVLTP; encoded by the coding sequence ATGACGGGTCGGACGTTCTGGGGGGCCTGGCTCATCGCGGGGGGCGCCTTTTGCGCTTGTTCGGAGGGGCAAGGCGTGACCCCGAAGGCGCGCCCCGACGAGCCCGATGCGGGGGTCTTGGAGCCTCGCGCGGGCGACAGGCCGGCCGGCGTCGCCACTGGCCGCGACGCGGGCCCGCTGCGCGGCGACCCCGACTCGGGCACCGAGCTCGACTTCACGGGCCTCGTGCTCAACGAGGTGGACTACGACCAGGTCAGTGTGGACTACACGGAGTTCGTCGAGATCTACAACGGCGCCGCCACGGCCCTCCCGCTCGATGGCTTCGCCGTGGTCTTCGCCAACGCAACCGACGAGACCAACCGCGTGCCGCTCACGGGGGTGCTCCCCAAGGGCGGTTACGCCATCGTGGCGTCGCCCATGGTCAAGGTCAGCGCCGATGCAGGCGTGGTGCTGCGCTTCGACATGCCCGCGACGTCGAACGCCATGCCGAACACGAGCCCCGTGGCCGTTGGGCTCCTCGACACCGAGCAAGGTCTGCTCTTCGACTCGGTCTCCTTCGGGGGCGCCGTGACCGGCGTGGCGGTCGTCGGCGTTACCGACCCGTTGGACTTCGTGGAGGGAACCGGTGCCGCTGCCGATTCCAACGCGTTGGAGCGTTCACTCGGGCGCGAGCCCAACGGCGTCGACACCGACGACAACGCCGCCGACTGGAGCGCGAGCAAGACCCCGACGCCGGGCGCCCGAAACGTCCTCACGCCCTGA
- the mutL gene encoding DNA mismatch repair endonuclease MutL — protein sequence MKIRRLSNDLANQIAAGEVVERPASVVKELVENSVDANATRVRVEIAQGGLALVQVSDDGEGMARDDALLCLERHATSKIARAEDLFSLRTFGFRGEAVPSIASVSRFTMVTRTREDPEATQLDVEGGGDAKVRPAGANVGTTITVADLFFNVPARRKFLKSTGTEGAHVGEVVLLAALACPLVTFTLARDGRVVREYLRATSREDRVRQALSAERLVRAIGTCGPLTIEALLAAPERARAGASGLHLFVNGRPVRDRSLARAVAQSYGSVLEGGRYPIGVVYLDLAPELVDINVHPQKAEVRFQDARALFDAIVRELHGQLATAFALPSVGPPSYAPAFYSGARPFPDAPAASTPSFASSSEELPLSEGGSLPQAGLFEKTRGFYANLAFLAQLRGTFLLCEGEDGLYILDQHAAAERVTFHRLREAYRSRSLAMQRLLVPEVLELTADQVAAFEENAERVVSLGLEVRAAGPTAVAVHAVPTLLARATPRELVTDLAAELSRDATRPFEGAVDLVLATMACHGSVRAGDAVGEEEARALLRALDEVDFAGHCPHGRPIVSRLPFSELERRVGR from the coding sequence GTGAAGATCCGGCGACTCTCGAACGACCTCGCCAACCAAATCGCCGCCGGCGAGGTCGTCGAGCGCCCCGCGAGCGTCGTCAAGGAGCTCGTGGAGAACTCCGTCGACGCGAACGCCACCCGGGTTCGTGTCGAGATCGCGCAAGGTGGCCTCGCGCTCGTTCAGGTGTCCGACGACGGAGAAGGCATGGCGCGAGACGACGCGCTCCTTTGCCTCGAACGGCACGCCACCAGCAAGATCGCCCGCGCCGAAGATCTCTTCTCGCTGCGCACCTTCGGCTTTCGCGGCGAGGCGGTCCCGAGCATCGCGTCAGTCTCGCGCTTCACTATGGTGACGCGCACGCGCGAAGACCCCGAAGCCACGCAGCTCGACGTGGAGGGTGGTGGCGACGCCAAGGTGCGCCCCGCCGGAGCGAACGTCGGCACGACGATCACTGTGGCCGACCTCTTCTTCAACGTCCCGGCGCGTCGCAAATTCCTGAAGAGCACGGGCACCGAGGGCGCACACGTCGGCGAAGTCGTGCTGCTCGCCGCCTTGGCGTGTCCGCTCGTGACCTTCACGTTGGCCCGCGACGGGCGTGTGGTCCGCGAGTATTTGCGTGCCACGTCGCGCGAAGACCGCGTGCGGCAAGCGCTCTCGGCGGAGCGACTCGTGCGTGCGATTGGCACCTGCGGCCCGCTCACCATCGAGGCGCTCTTGGCGGCTCCCGAGCGAGCTCGCGCCGGCGCCAGCGGCCTGCACCTCTTCGTCAACGGCCGCCCCGTGCGGGACCGGTCCTTGGCGCGCGCCGTGGCGCAAAGCTACGGCTCCGTGTTGGAGGGGGGCCGCTACCCTATCGGCGTCGTCTACTTGGATCTCGCGCCCGAGCTCGTGGACATCAACGTGCACCCTCAGAAGGCCGAGGTCCGCTTTCAAGACGCGCGCGCGCTCTTCGACGCGATCGTGCGTGAGCTCCACGGTCAGCTCGCGACGGCATTTGCTCTCCCGAGCGTCGGGCCACCGTCGTACGCACCGGCCTTCTATTCCGGGGCGCGGCCATTCCCCGACGCGCCCGCCGCCTCGACCCCGTCGTTCGCCTCCTCAAGCGAAGAGCTCCCGCTCTCCGAGGGCGGCTCCTTGCCCCAAGCGGGCCTCTTCGAGAAGACCCGCGGCTTTTACGCGAACCTCGCGTTTCTGGCGCAGCTTCGCGGCACGTTCTTGCTGTGCGAGGGCGAGGACGGCCTGTACATCCTCGACCAACACGCCGCCGCGGAGCGCGTCACCTTCCATCGGCTGCGCGAGGCCTATCGGTCGCGTTCTCTGGCCATGCAGCGTCTCTTGGTCCCCGAGGTCCTTGAGTTGACGGCTGACCAGGTGGCCGCGTTCGAAGAGAACGCGGAGCGCGTCGTGTCGCTGGGCCTCGAGGTCCGCGCGGCAGGCCCGACGGCGGTCGCCGTGCACGCGGTACCGACGCTCCTCGCGCGCGCCACGCCGCGCGAGCTCGTGACCGATCTTGCGGCCGAGCTGTCGCGCGACGCGACGCGCCCCTTCGAAGGCGCCGTCGACCTGGTGCTCGCCACCATGGCGTGCCACGGTTCGGTCCGCGCCGGCGATGCCGTCGGCGAAGAAGAGGCCCGTGCGCTGCTGCGCGCCCTCGACGAAGTCGACTTCGCGGGGCACTGCCCGCACGGTCGCCCCATCGTGTCGCGACTCCCCTTTTCGGAGCTCGAGCGCCGTGTCGGTCGCTGA
- a CDS encoding peptidase M14, protein MTAAQLASLSLGFRNRYLSYDELTTQLSAWASAFPEHARLESIGKTPEGRDLWVLTVGDDRRGQPAVWVDGNMHATEVAGSSVALAIAEDALALRLGQAPSAALPPATLKALRDVVFHVMPRMSPDGAETVLSTGRYVRSVPRDARPHRQKARWSAGDVDGDGLALLMRVADETGEYVEDQEVPGLLIPRGLEDEGPFYRLFPEGHIENFDGHHVPEPHFLSDNDPDLNRNFPASWAPEPEQVGAGRFATSEPESRAVVDYVVARPNLFAWFNLHTYGGCFIRPPGDHADNKMDQEDLAIYREVGDYSERLTGYPMVSGFEEFTYAPDTPLRGDLCDFAYLHRGCIAYVCELWDLFHQLGMERPKRFVDFYRSVSREALHKLVALDRGKNEGRIFRPWKKVTHPQLGAVEVGGLDPRIGISNPPLSMLADVCRAQTAAWLRTASLVPRVVVSKVATFDLESGLTEVEVVIENHGYLATYGLPSAKRLPWNEPLWATIAPGDGVTLLEPAAARRQEVGHLEGWGRGKDSGASSTWFARSRGTASRRVVRFVVRGAGTVDVTVESCRVGRTSVRVDVRAEQK, encoded by the coding sequence ATGACCGCTGCACAGCTCGCGTCACTCTCGCTCGGCTTCCGCAACCGCTACCTCTCGTACGACGAGCTCACGACGCAGCTCTCCGCGTGGGCGAGCGCTTTTCCTGAACACGCGCGCCTCGAGTCCATCGGCAAGACGCCGGAGGGGCGCGACCTATGGGTCCTTACGGTGGGCGACGATCGCCGCGGGCAGCCCGCCGTTTGGGTCGACGGCAACATGCACGCGACAGAAGTCGCGGGCTCGTCCGTCGCGCTAGCCATTGCAGAGGACGCGTTGGCGTTGCGACTGGGGCAAGCGCCCTCGGCCGCGCTCCCGCCGGCCACCTTGAAGGCTCTCCGTGACGTCGTCTTTCACGTCATGCCTCGAATGTCGCCCGACGGCGCCGAGACCGTGCTCTCGACGGGCCGTTACGTCCGCTCGGTGCCCCGCGACGCAAGGCCCCATCGTCAGAAGGCGCGTTGGAGCGCGGGGGACGTCGACGGCGACGGGCTGGCCCTCTTGATGCGCGTCGCCGACGAGACGGGCGAATACGTGGAGGACCAGGAGGTGCCAGGTCTCTTGATCCCGCGCGGCCTCGAGGACGAGGGGCCGTTCTATCGGCTCTTCCCCGAAGGCCACATCGAAAACTTCGACGGCCATCACGTGCCCGAGCCGCACTTTCTCTCGGACAACGACCCAGACTTGAACCGGAACTTCCCCGCGAGCTGGGCGCCCGAGCCGGAGCAAGTTGGCGCCGGCCGCTTCGCCACGAGCGAACCCGAGTCGCGCGCCGTCGTCGACTACGTCGTCGCGCGCCCCAACTTGTTCGCCTGGTTCAACCTCCACACCTACGGAGGCTGTTTCATTCGGCCGCCCGGCGATCACGCCGACAACAAGATGGATCAGGAGGACCTCGCCATCTATCGCGAGGTCGGCGACTACTCGGAGCGACTGACTGGCTACCCGATGGTCAGCGGCTTCGAAGAGTTCACGTACGCACCCGACACGCCGCTTCGCGGCGACCTCTGCGATTTCGCCTACCTTCACCGCGGCTGCATCGCCTACGTCTGCGAGCTGTGGGACCTCTTTCACCAGCTCGGGATGGAGCGGCCGAAGCGCTTCGTCGACTTCTATCGCTCCGTGTCTCGCGAAGCGCTCCACAAGCTCGTGGCCCTCGACCGTGGGAAGAACGAGGGCCGCATCTTTCGGCCGTGGAAGAAGGTCACGCACCCACAACTTGGCGCCGTCGAGGTGGGCGGCCTCGACCCGCGCATCGGTATCTCGAATCCGCCGCTCTCGATGCTCGCCGACGTGTGTCGTGCGCAAACGGCCGCGTGGCTCCGCACCGCATCGCTCGTTCCGCGCGTCGTCGTCAGCAAAGTCGCTACCTTCGACCTCGAGAGTGGTCTGACTGAGGTCGAAGTGGTCATCGAAAATCACGGGTATCTCGCGACGTATGGCCTTCCTAGCGCCAAGCGATTGCCTTGGAATGAGCCGCTCTGGGCGACCATCGCGCCGGGCGACGGCGTGACGCTCCTCGAGCCTGCTGCCGCGCGCCGTCAGGAAGTTGGACACCTTGAAGGTTGGGGTCGAGGCAAGGACTCGGGCGCCTCGTCGACGTGGTTCGCCAGGAGCCGCGGCACCGCGAGTCGACGCGTGGTGCGGTTCGTCGTGCGCGGCGCTGGCACGGTCGACGTGACCGTTGAGAGCTGTCGCGTGGGCCGCACGTCGGTCCGCGTTGATGTGCGCGCGGAACAAAAGTGA
- a CDS encoding helix-turn-helix transcriptional regulator, whose protein sequence is MASRAVKSAKTRRYHHGDLKRALVHEARAIATERGAEALTVRELARRLDVAATASYRHFTSKDALLRAVRVTIAADIAERMARAADAATAGRRSARATARVLAAATAYVDFAWTHASQFALLRAPRGSGPRTPFAPLVVLGALIDEAIAAAALPAEARQDGASQLLALAHGVAALTLEGAFSMGSSLKRRERLRSLLSTTLRGLREGRRRGSA, encoded by the coding sequence GTGGCTTCCCGCGCCGTAAAGTCCGCCAAGACGCGGCGTTACCACCACGGCGACCTCAAACGCGCGCTCGTCCACGAGGCCCGCGCCATCGCGACGGAGCGCGGCGCAGAGGCGCTGACGGTGCGCGAGCTCGCTCGGCGCTTGGACGTCGCGGCCACCGCCAGCTACCGCCACTTCACGAGCAAGGACGCGTTGCTCCGGGCTGTGCGGGTGACCATCGCTGCCGACATCGCGGAGCGCATGGCGCGCGCCGCTGACGCCGCCACGGCGGGGCGACGCAGCGCCCGCGCCACGGCTCGCGTCCTCGCCGCGGCGACGGCCTACGTCGACTTCGCGTGGACGCACGCGTCGCAATTCGCCCTCCTTCGCGCGCCGCGCGGCAGCGGACCGCGCACGCCGTTCGCGCCGCTCGTTGTCCTCGGCGCGCTCATCGACGAGGCGATCGCGGCGGCCGCGCTGCCCGCGGAGGCGCGCCAGGACGGCGCGAGTCAGCTCCTCGCTTTGGCCCACGGCGTGGCGGCGCTTACGTTAGAGGGCGCCTTCTCGATGGGGTCGTCGCTCAAGCGACGGGAGCGACTGCGCTCGCTGCTCAGCACGACGCTCCGCGGCCTCCGCGAAGGGCGGCGGCGTGGCTCGGCGTAG
- the miaA gene encoding tRNA (adenosine(37)-N6)-dimethylallyltransferase MiaA, producing MSVAEAALSRVCAVAAEAPSAWLVLVGPTASGKSDLALAAASAVGGEIVSADSVQIVRGFDVGSGKPTPEERSRIPHHLIDAVDPLESIDASRFATMADESARDIERRGKRVIVCGGTFLWVRALVWGLVDAPAADIAIRDTHKAFALREGRPALHEKLANVDPASAARLHPNDLVRVSRALEVFQTTGQRLSDLQAGHGFRTARRAVRLFGVTRSQDELTARIRARVRAWLTGGWVDETRALLDAGFGGARAMSSVGYREVATHLRGELPREALEEAIVRATRVYARRQRTFLKQAEVEWLPAP from the coding sequence GTGTCGGTCGCTGAAGCAGCGCTGTCGCGCGTGTGCGCCGTCGCGGCAGAAGCGCCGTCCGCTTGGCTCGTCCTGGTGGGACCGACGGCCAGCGGGAAGAGCGACCTCGCGTTGGCTGCCGCCTCCGCCGTGGGCGGTGAGATCGTAAGCGCCGACAGCGTGCAAATCGTCCGCGGCTTCGACGTGGGTTCGGGAAAGCCGACGCCCGAAGAGCGCTCGCGGATTCCGCATCACCTCATCGACGCCGTCGACCCGCTCGAGAGCATCGACGCGTCACGCTTCGCGACCATGGCCGACGAGTCGGCTCGCGACATCGAGCGCCGAGGCAAGCGCGTCATCGTGTGCGGCGGCACCTTTCTTTGGGTGCGCGCCCTCGTCTGGGGACTCGTCGACGCTCCCGCGGCGGACATTGCCATTCGCGACACGCACAAGGCCTTCGCCTTGCGCGAGGGGCGCCCCGCGCTGCACGAGAAGCTCGCGAACGTGGACCCGGCATCGGCGGCGCGCCTCCACCCGAACGATCTCGTCCGTGTGAGCCGAGCGCTGGAGGTCTTTCAGACGACAGGCCAACGCTTGAGCGACCTCCAGGCGGGTCACGGCTTCCGCACAGCGCGTCGCGCCGTCCGCCTCTTCGGCGTCACGCGGAGTCAAGACGAGCTGACGGCGCGCATAAGGGCGCGCGTTCGCGCGTGGCTCACGGGCGGGTGGGTCGACGAGACGCGTGCGCTCTTGGACGCGGGCTTCGGCGGAGCAAGAGCCATGTCCTCCGTTGGCTACCGGGAGGTCGCGACGCACCTCCGCGGTGAGCTGCCGCGCGAAGCGCTCGAGGAGGCCATCGTGCGCGCGACGCGGGTGTACGCGCGGAGGCAGCGGACGTTCTTGAAGCAAGCGGAGGTCGAGTGGCTTCCCGCGCCGTAA
- a CDS encoding response regulator — protein sequence MEPLAVDTEEVVPVDGWEIEAIEEVEEVEESEALGVASSPVPEVAHAGAKVIVVVEDDADMRGLLVAVFEDLYTVYVAKSGTEAIELFGRVTPSLVISDVGLPGADGYAVAEALKKRFGSRHVPLIFLTAHGTSQDVIRGINAGARHYLTKPISPPDLRARVDKILR from the coding sequence GTGGAGCCCCTGGCCGTCGACACCGAGGAGGTCGTCCCGGTCGATGGCTGGGAGATTGAGGCGATTGAAGAGGTCGAGGAGGTCGAGGAGAGCGAGGCCCTCGGCGTCGCCTCGTCGCCCGTCCCGGAGGTGGCCCACGCAGGGGCCAAAGTGATCGTGGTCGTTGAAGACGACGCGGACATGCGTGGGCTCCTGGTTGCCGTCTTCGAGGACCTGTACACGGTGTACGTAGCCAAGAGCGGCACCGAAGCCATTGAACTCTTCGGCCGTGTGACCCCCTCGCTCGTCATCAGCGATGTCGGCCTGCCCGGCGCCGACGGTTACGCCGTCGCCGAAGCGCTCAAGAAGCGCTTCGGGAGCCGCCATGTACCCCTCATCTTCCTCACCGCTCACGGGACGTCGCAGGACGTCATTCGAGGCATCAACGCGGGCGCGCGGCACTACCTGACGAAACCGATCTCGCCGCCCGATCTTCGCGCGCGGGTCGACAAGATCCTGCGCTGA
- a CDS encoding HEAT repeat domain-containing protein, with protein sequence MHANGPLRRVLVLAALLVSPHVSADPPKKPAPPRGAAVTVSPDVAKKLKSDDPAEVQSALDEVRIAGPAASHLATDIAAILDRGASRALTEAALETLGDLEAESAAPAVAHYGVHRDVKLRRLAMQTLGRLRGPVAVKALRARLHDADGMVRGTAASALGAMKAKEALPDLFIAFDHKVAEAAASIGQLCLPKDCDDFAGRLGRQPFEVMTGGFDQILFRPTGEVPEDVKVKVIGRIRELGTPEANKFLRDVQKRLKAASPRLKQAIEQAIAATAGGAS encoded by the coding sequence ATGCACGCCAATGGCCCGCTCCGCCGTGTGCTCGTCCTCGCGGCCCTCCTTGTGTCTCCCCACGTCTCGGCGGACCCGCCGAAGAAGCCTGCCCCGCCGCGCGGCGCGGCGGTCACGGTGTCACCGGACGTCGCCAAGAAGCTCAAGTCCGACGATCCCGCGGAGGTGCAGTCGGCCCTCGACGAGGTTCGCATCGCCGGTCCGGCGGCGTCGCACCTCGCGACCGACATCGCAGCCATCCTCGACCGCGGCGCGTCGCGCGCGCTCACGGAGGCCGCTCTCGAGACGCTCGGTGACCTGGAAGCGGAGAGCGCAGCTCCCGCCGTCGCGCACTACGGCGTTCATCGGGACGTGAAGCTGCGACGACTGGCCATGCAGACCCTCGGGCGTCTTCGCGGGCCCGTGGCCGTCAAGGCGCTCCGAGCTCGCCTCCACGACGCCGACGGCATGGTCCGCGGCACCGCGGCGTCCGCCCTCGGGGCCATGAAGGCAAAGGAAGCGCTCCCGGACCTCTTCATCGCCTTCGATCACAAGGTCGCTGAGGCGGCCGCCAGCATCGGACAACTTTGCCTGCCCAAGGACTGCGACGACTTCGCAGGGCGACTTGGCCGCCAGCCCTTCGAGGTCATGACCGGCGGCTTCGACCAAATCCTCTTCCGGCCGACCGGTGAGGTCCCCGAAGACGTCAAGGTGAAGGTCATCGGGCGCATTCGCGAGCTCGGGACGCCGGAGGCCAACAAGTTCCTCCGCGACGTGCAGAAGCGACTCAAGGCTGCGTCGCCGCGGCTGAAGCAGGCCATCGAGCAGGCCATTGCGGCGACGGCGGGAGGTGCATCGTGA